From Parambassis ranga chromosome 9, fParRan2.1, whole genome shotgun sequence, the proteins below share one genomic window:
- the chmp7 gene encoding charged multivesicular body protein 7: MSISAVTTLPPEWDDDDRMEFMFSDFKENREVNTTDWDSKMDFWTSLMVRTCRDRGTVCVNLQDLNKSFRRKDKSPLGLGTVIQSMARSGKIQRESEFAANVDCGWLSWGVGLLLVKPLKWTFSTLLGSSRVSLEESFVVIELVKEKAADLLRVYQKSEFSNCSIVSFQDLCALSSDICADESTLCMALLQLQRDKQVTVSLHEEEKIVKFCQPGQDRVSPVSDVDIGIYQLQRSEKLLGERVEKLGHEADKCTEEARTLLREGKKSQALRCLRGRKRVEKRADNLFAKLESIRGILDRIAQSQTDKMVIQAYQAGVSALRLSLKDVTVERAESLVDQIQELCDTQDEVNQTLSGGVSTGAEDMDELEEELKTLLDESKPDSISGLPAVPAHGLQPSHDEVLSSLPTVPHGSLNISTEQLEEELNQLTLTESGVQQKKRTMQASRMEAAQ, translated from the exons ATGTCCATCTCGGCTGTAACGACTCTGCCACCTGAGTGGGATGACGACGACCGGATGGAGTTTATGTTCTCCGACTTTAAGGAGAACCGAGAGGTCAATACGACGGACTGGGACAGTAAGATGGACTTCTGGACGTCTCTTATGGTGAGGACTTGCAGGGACCGCGGCACTGTGTGTGTCAACCTGCAAGACCTCAACAAAAGCTTCAGGAGGAAGGACAAGTCACCGCTGGGTTTGGGGACCGTCATCCAGTCCATGGCTAG GTCTGGGAAAATCCAGAGGGAGTCGGAGTTCGCTGCCAATGTGGACTGTGGCTGGCTGTCCTGGGGTGTCGGCCTGCTACTGGTGAAGCCTCTGAAGTGGACTTTCTCCACTCTGCTGGGAAGCAGCCGGGTGTCTTTGGAGGAGTCTTTTGTTGTTATAGAACTAGTAAAG GAGAAAGCAGCAGATTTACTCAGAGTCTACCAAAAGAGTGAATTTTCAAACTGCTCCATCGTATCATTTCAAGACCTCTGCGCcctctcctctgacatctgTGCGGATGAGAGCACCCTCTGCatggctctgctgcagctgcagagggacAAACAGGTCACAGTTTCACTGCATGAAGAGGAGAAG ATTGTTAAGTTCTGTCAGCCTGGGCAGGACCGTGTGTCTCCAGTTAGTGATGTGGATATAGGAATCTACCAGCTGCAGCGCAGTGAGAAGCTGCTGGGAGAGCGGGTGGAGAAACTGGGCCACGAGGCTGACAA GTGCACAGAGGAAGCAAGGACTCTGCTGCGTGAGGGGAAGAAATCACAG GCTCTGCGGTGTTTGAGGGGACGTAAAAGGGTAGAGAAACGAGCCGACAACCTGTTTGCCAAACTGGAGTCAATCAGGGGAATCCTGGACAGAATAGCCCAGTCACAGACGGATAAGATG GTTATACAAGCATACCAGGCAGGAGTGTCTGCTCTGAGGCTGTCTCTTAAAGATGTGACTGTGGAACGTGCTGAGAGTCTAGTGGATCAAATCCAGGAG TTATGTGACACTCAGGATGAGGTGAACCAAACCCTGTCTGGTGGTGTGTCTACTGGAG CTGAAGACATGGATGAGTTGGAGGAAGAGCTCAAGACTTTGTTGGACGAATCAAAGCCAGATTCCATCTCAGGTTTACCTGCAGTGCCAGCACACGGTCTGCAGCCCTCCCATGATGAGGTGCTCAGCTCTCTTCCCACGGTACCTCACGGCTCCCTGAATATTAGCActgagcagctggaggaagagTTAAATCAGCTGACACTAACAGAATCAG GTGTTCAACAGAAGAAACGAACAATGCAAGCTAGCAGGATGGAGGCAGCCCAGTGA
- the lgi3 gene encoding leucine-rich repeat LGI family member 3, translated as MLELGSRWMRLVFLSVLCLCLSRESTARRAPKIPRCPATCSCTKDSAFCVDTKAIPKSFPPGIISLTMVNSAFTTIPEGAFSHLHLLQFLLLNSNTFTSIADDAFAGLSHLQYLFIENNDIQTLSKYTFRGLKSLTHLSLSNNNLQQLPRDLFKHLDILTDLDLRGNSFRCDCKIKWLVDWMEKTNTSVPAIYCASPFEFQGRRIRDLAPRDFNCISADFAVYETFPFHSVSVESYEFSEDQFVVFAQPDSGFCTLYIWDHVEMVFRRFHNITSRSAVYCKPVVINNTLYMVVAQLFGGSHIYKWEEDPQRFVKIQDIDTSRVRKPNFVETFQLDGEWYFVVADSSKAGSTSIYRWNSNGFYSHQSLHPWHRDTHVEFLDVGGKPHLILSSASQPPVVYQWNRSQKQFAFHSQITELADVQMVKHFWVRKVLYLCLTRFIGDSKILRWEGQRFIEIQTLPSRGSMAVYPFTVGLRQYLILGSDFSFSRVYLWDDLTQRFQPFQELNMRAPRGFNLVSVDNKDILLAASFKGNTLAYQHLVVDLSAK; from the exons ATGCTTGAGCTCGGATCGAGATGGATGAGGCTGGTCTTcttgtcagttctgtgtctttgCCTGTCGAGGGAATCGACTGCCAGGAGAGCCCCAAAGATACCCCGCTGTCCTGCAACCTGCTCCTGCACCAAAGACAGTGCCTTCTGTGTGGATACTAAAGCTATCCCCAAGAGCTTCCCCCCTGGTATCATCTCTCT GACGATGGTGAACTCAGCCTTCACCACAATCCCAGAGGGAGCTTTCTCACACCTTCATCTGCTGCAGTTCCT ACTCTTGAACTCCAACACGTTCACATCGATCGCTGATGATGCTTTTGCTGGTCTGTCTCACCTACAGTACCT GTTCATTGAGAACAATGACATCCAGACTCTGTCCAAGTACACATTCAGAGGACTCAAATCCTTAACTCACCT CTCTCTCTCTAACAACAACCTGCAACAGCTGCCCAGAGATCTTTTCAAACATCTGGACATCCTCACAGATTT AGACCTACGGGGCAACTCCTTCCGCTGTGACTGTAAGATAAAGTGGCTGGTAGACTGGATGGAGAAGACCAACACCTCTGTTCCTGCCATCTACTGTGCCAGCCCCTTTGAATTCCAGGGACGCAGAATCCGTGATCTTGCACCTCGAGATTTCAACTGCATCAGTGCAG ATTTTGCCGTGTATGAAACCTTCCCCTTCCACTCTGTGTCGGTGGAGTCATATGAGTTCAGTGAGGATCAGTTTGTGGTCTTCGCTCAGCCTGATTCAGGGTTCTGCACCCTGTATATATGGGATCATGTGGAGATGGTCTTCAGGAGGTTTCACAACATTACTT CTCGCTCTGCTGTATACTGCAAACCCGTGGTGATCAACAACACACTTTACATGGTCGTGGCTCAGCTTTTTGGCGGATCTCATATATACAA GTGGGAAGAGGACCCCCAGCGCTTTGTAAAGATCCAAGACATCGACACCAGTCGAGTGAGGAAACCCAACTTTGTGGAGACCTTCCAGCTGGACGGAGAGTGGTACTTTGTAGTGGCAGACAGCTCCAAGGCAGGCTCCACCAGCATTTATCGTTGGAATAGCAATGGTTTCTACTCCCACCAGTCACTGCACCCTTGGCATCGGGACACCCATGTGGAGTTCCTAGATGTTGGGGGGAAACCTCATCTCATCCTCTCCAGCGCCTCTCAACCGCCGGTGGTTTACCAGTGGAACCGAAGCCAGAAGCAGTTTGCATTCCACTCCCAAATCACAGAGCTAGCCGATGTGCAGATGGTTAAGCACTTCTGGGTGAGGAAAGTTCTTTACCTTTGCCTCACGCGCTTCATTGGTGACTCCAAGATCCTTCGCTGGGAAGGGCAGCGTTTCATAGAGATCCAGACTCTCCCTTCGCGGGGTTCGATGGCAGTGTATCCCTTCACTGTGGGCCTCCGCCAGTACCTCATTCTTGGAAGTGATTTCTCCTTCTCCAGAGTGTACCTGTGGGACGACCTCACTCAGCGTTTTCAGCCCTTCCAGGAGCTCAATATGAGAGCCCCGAGGGGGTTCAACCTGGTATCCGTCGACAACAAGGACATTCTGCTGGCTGCCAGCTTTAAAGGCAACACCCTGGCCTACCAGCATCTAGTGGTGGATCTCAGCGCCAAGTAG